CACCAACCCGGTCGGCGCGCCGCTGATCGGCTGGGTCGCGGAGAACTTCGGTGCCGGTGCCAGCATCTGGATGGGCGGGCTGATCTCGCTGGCCGCCGCGCTGATCGCCCTCACCTGGCAGCTGCGCCGTTCCGGCGCCCGGCTGCGCTTCCGGGTGCTGCCGATGCCCCGCTTCTACGTGACCTCCACCGACTGCTGACGCTTGGAAAGGGGCCCTCTCTTATCGGACATTCCGGAGGAGGGGGCCCTTTTTGGCATCCGGCGGAGCCGGGGCGAGTCTCGTTGGACGGATTACGCGGATGCGGCCAAACCGCTGGCGGCATGGCACGGTGGGGCTTAGCGTCGATACGTGGGAGTCGGACGCGCGCTGATGCTGGCCCTGGCGTTCCTCGCCGTGGCCAGTGTGCCGGCGGCACTTGCCCTGCTCTTCTGCTATGACGAGATCCTCGACCGGGTGGTCTGCGGCTGGTCGGAATGGCGTGAGCGCAGTCGAGAGAGACGCACCATCGCCCGTCTCGACCGGGCCGTCGAGGCCGACGCGCTGACCCGGGACATCGACCTCAGTGACTTCGATCGCACCGACCGGCGGCCCCTGGAACAACTCGCCGCCGATCTGCGCCGGCTCGGCGGCCAACGGCTCGGTGGCACCGGCCGGCCGATGGTCTGGCACAGCGCGCTGGTCCTGGCGTACGACGACAGGCTCCGGCTGGCCTGCCGCGCACTCGGCATCACCGAGCACCTCGCCGAATTGGACGGCGTCGACCAGGAAATCGAGCGGGTCCGCGTGGAGGGCGTGCTGCACGCCGCCGGGTTGGCCCTGCCCGCGGCCAGGGCCGGCCACCGCCAGTGGCACCGCTGAGCAGGCCCGACGGTTGCGGCTCTTCGACGCGGTCTACCCGCGGGTCGTCTCGGACCTGGTGTGGAGGACTTCCCGGGCCTGTTCGGCGGCGCGGGTGATGCTTTCGCTGATGAAATCGAGGAAGCGGGCGACGTTCTCCAGGCGGGTGGCCGCGGGGGTGTCGGGGCCGAGGATGGCGACGCCCTGGCGCGCGATTTCGACGAGTTGGTCGTTGGCTCGCGCGCTGGCGATCGTCGCCTGGTAGAAGAGTTCGTCGTCGACGACGTAGCGGTCGCGGCGGCGCTCGTCGCGTTCTCGGCGGACGAGGCTCTGGCTCTCCAGGAACGTGATGGCCTTGGAGACGGACGCCGGGCTGACCTGGAGGCGCTGGGCGAGTTCGGACGCGGTGACGCTGCCCGCGTCAGTGGTGAACAGGCAGGTCAGCACCCGGGCGCCCATCTTGGTCAGGCCGGAGGCCATGAGGACGGTGGTGAACGTCTCCTCGTATTCGGCCACGGCCTCGGCGTTGCGCCCGTGCGGCTGGGGGTCTGACTCCGTGCCTCGTACGGCGGTGGGCCTGCGCCGGTGGGCGCGGCGCTCGGTGGCGCGGTGGGCCAGGTCGGCGCGGTACGCGGTAGGGCCGCCGTTGCGCATCACCTCACGCGTGATCGTCGAGGTGGGACGGTCGAGGCGTCGGGCGATCTCGGCGTAGGGGAGGCTGTCGGCCAGCCCCAGCGCGATCTGCTGGCGTTCCTGCTGGGTGAGTCGGCCTCCCGGCATAACGATCTCCTCGGCGATCCATCGTGGCGGTCCCTGGACCGGCCCACTATAGCGTTCACCTCTCGACCATTGCAAAGACCCGTGGCGCGACCGTTGCGTTACCTCTAGATCAGTTGCAATGATTTAAGGGCCTCTAGCTGGGCATCTGCGATACCAATGCAACGTGCTTGTTGCCCGAAACTGAAAGGCAACGTAGCGTTTCGGGTGTCAGAAAGAACGAACGAGCACGGGAGAGCACGATGCAGAAGTTCGACACCCCCGCCCCGATCAACGCCGTCCTGGACATCCCCGCCGGACGCATCCAGTTCATCGCCGCGGACCGCGCCGACACCACCGTCGAGGTCCGGCCCAGCGACCCCGCCAAGGGCCGCGACATCAAGGCAGCCGAGCAGGCAACCGTCTCCTACGCCGACGGCGTCCTGCGGATCACGGCCTCGACCTCCAGCAACCTGCTCATCGGCCCGTCCGGGTCCCTGGAGGTGACCGTTCAACTGCCCGCCGGCTCCCGCGTCGATGCCAAGACCGCCAGCACCGAGCTGCGCAGTGTCGGGCGCCTCGGCGACATCTCCTTCGAGGGCGCGTACCGTCGAATCAAGATCGACGAGGCCGCGAGCGTCCGCCTCACCGCGATCGACGGCGACGTCGAGGTCGGCCGGCTCAACGGCCCTGCGGAGATCAGCACCGCGAGGGGCGACATCCGGATCACCGAGGCCCTGCACGGCACGGTCGTGCTCCGCACCCAGTCCGGCAACATCTCGATCGCCGCCGCCGCCGGCGTCTCCGCCGCTCTGGACGCGGGCACCGGCTACGGCCGTGTCAGCAACAGCCTCAAGAACGACGGCACCAACGGGCTCGACATCCGCGCAACCACCTCCCACGGCGACATCACCGCCCGCAGCCTCTCCGTCTGACCGGACCAGCGGTGGATGACGCCAGGTGTCTCGCGTTGACGGGTGGTGAAGAGCCACCCGTCAACGCGAAGCGTCAGGAGGACTCGCGCGCCGCCGGACCGCTGCCGAAGAGCACGTCGTCCCAGCTCGGCAGACGCTTGCGCGGCTTGCCGTTGGCATCGGTGGCCTCGCCGCCCGCGGCGGCCGCGGCGCCCGTCCGGCGGGGCCGCAGCACCGCCAGCGACGGCACGGCCGGCACCTCCTTGGGTGCGTCCGAGTCATCGTCGAAGGCCGACCCCTGGCCGCCGCCGAGCAGCGCGGCAGCGCCCCCGCCCACCGGTCGCTGCCGGGGCGCGTCCGACCCGCCAAGAGCAGCAGGAGTACGCGGCTCAAGGCCACGACCCGACGAGGCGCCGAGCGGGCGGTCCAGTGAGGCGAGCAGCGCGTCGCGGCCGGCCCGGATCGGGTCCCGGCCAGGGCGCGGGTGCTCGGACGCAGCCGGCAACCCGTGCCCACCACGGCTCGGCTCCCCACGCGACGGACCGGGCAGGCCGTGCCCACCCCGCTCGGGCGCCGGCTCCTGGCCGAGGATCGGCGTGGGCCGCTCGGCGCACAGGTACTGCGCCATGTCGTCGTGCGGGGCGACCGACTGCCGGGTCTTGTCGAGATCCCAGATGGCCTGCGCGGTGGCCTTGCCGG
The nucleotide sequence above comes from Micromonospora luteifusca. Encoded proteins:
- a CDS encoding DUF4097 family beta strand repeat-containing protein, whose translation is MQKFDTPAPINAVLDIPAGRIQFIAADRADTTVEVRPSDPAKGRDIKAAEQATVSYADGVLRITASTSSNLLIGPSGSLEVTVQLPAGSRVDAKTASTELRSVGRLGDISFEGAYRRIKIDEAASVRLTAIDGDVEVGRLNGPAEISTARGDIRITEALHGTVVLRTQSGNISIAAAAGVSAALDAGTGYGRVSNSLKNDGTNGLDIRATTSHGDITARSLSV
- a CDS encoding helix-turn-helix domain-containing protein; this translates as MPGGRLTQQERQQIALGLADSLPYAEIARRLDRPTSTITREVMRNGGPTAYRADLAHRATERRAHRRRPTAVRGTESDPQPHGRNAEAVAEYEETFTTVLMASGLTKMGARVLTCLFTTDAGSVTASELAQRLQVSPASVSKAITFLESQSLVRRERDERRRDRYVVDDELFYQATIASARANDQLVEIARQGVAILGPDTPAATRLENVARFLDFISESITRAAEQAREVLHTRSETTRG
- the sepH gene encoding septation protein SepH, which translates into the protein MRPVRFVALSEDGHALVLADEVGRLLALPIDDRISGALHAEPGAPPLVTAPTAADPIPSLSPRDIQARIRSGESAEDVARIAGVPVDRVLRYAGPVLQERAMLAQHARRTRLKGAEKPTPLAEVVNGRLSQHGIDTEKISWDAYRRDDGTWRIIATWPSGKATAQAIWDLDKTRQSVAPHDDMAQYLCAERPTPILGQEPAPERGGHGLPGPSRGEPSRGGHGLPAASEHPRPGRDPIRAGRDALLASLDRPLGASSGRGLEPRTPAALGGSDAPRQRPVGGGAAALLGGGQGSAFDDDSDAPKEVPAVPSLAVLRPRRTGAAAAAGGEATDANGKPRKRLPSWDDVLFGSGPAARESS